CCAGCGCCATCGTCGCGCACAACGATTCCGCCCTTCGTCGATACCGTTGCAATGTCGTCTCCAAGACTCAAGCCGGCCTCGGCAGCAATCCAGGCAGCCAATACACCGTGTTCTACGATCGGTGTTGCGGCACCGCGACGAGAGAGGACACTCACGATTTCGAGTGCGTCGGCAAGGCTTCCACCGCTTCCACCCGATTCTTCCGGCACTCCCAGCGTGGTGAAACCGGCGTCATGCAACGCGCGCCACACTGCGTCATCTGCATGCTGGAGCGGCACCTCGTGGCTTGGGCCGGCGCGGTCGATCATCGCATTCGCGGCGTCGACGAGCTCCGCTCGATATTCACTCATCTGAGCCCCATTCCGCGTCCGATGATGGAGCGCAGGATTTCGTTGGTTCCACCACGAAGGGTGAACGCTGGTGTGTGCAAAAGGCTGTGTGCAAGCAATTCCGCAAACGGATCTTCGGTATTCAGGCGTGCAGCAATGTCACTCGATCGCCGGACAACGTCGACGAGGTCCCCCTCGAAAGTCGAACCCAGATCCTTGACCATCGCAGCCATGACGTCGGGTGACCGTCCTGCCGCCAGTTCCGTGGCGACGATCAACGACATCCTGCGCAATGACCACGCTCGGGATGTGAGCATGCCCAAAGCCACGCGTTGTTCTGGCGTAGCTCCCTGCGCTCTTAGCCTTTCCGCCCACGCCCGCAACAACGGCATCGTGCTCAGATACCGCTCCGGCCCCGAACGTTCGAAGGCGAGTTCACTCATCACCTGCACCCAGCCGTCGGCCCGTGCCCCGAGTAGCGCCGAGCGGGGAATCTTCGCATCGTGGAAGATGACTTCGTTGAAATGCGCAGCTCCGTCGATGCTCCGGATCGGGCGAATCTCGACGTTCGGGTTCGGTAGGTCCACCACGAACTGAGACAGTCCCCCGTGTCGGCCCGACTCGTCATTGTCTGTGCGGGCGAGAACGATCATGGCGTGCGCAAGATGTGCGCCGGTGGTCCATACCTTCGTTCCGGTCAGACGCCAGCTGTCACCATCCTCGACAGCCTTGGTCCGAACGGAGGCCAAGTCCGACCCGGCATCCGGTTCACTCATTCCGATGGCAAAAAACGTTGTACCGGAGGCAA
The nucleotide sequence above comes from Rhodococcus sp. KBS0724. Encoded proteins:
- a CDS encoding acyl-CoA dehydrogenase family protein; the protein is MAPPTGSADLAHRELRNDVRTFLEAEICAGSFTPQCDSWMAGFDPAFSAKVGEQGWLGMVVPTAYGGHGRSPLERLVVAEEMLAHGAPVAAHWIADRQTAPNLLKFGTEEQKERYLPGIASGTTFFAIGMSEPDAGSDLASVRTKAVEDGDSWRLTGTKVWTTGAHLAHAMIVLARTDNDESGRHGGLSQFVVDLPNPNVEIRPIRSIDGAAHFNEVIFHDAKIPRSALLGARADGWVQVMSELAFERSGPERYLSTMPLLRAWAERLRAQGATPEQRVALGMLTSRAWSLRRMSLIVATELAAGRSPDVMAAMVKDLGSTFEGDLVDVVRRSSDIAARLNTEDPFAELLAHSLLHTPAFTLRGGTNEILRSIIGRGMGLR